A genomic region of Metopolophium dirhodum isolate CAU chromosome 1, ASM1992520v1, whole genome shotgun sequence contains the following coding sequences:
- the LOC132949878 gene encoding uncharacterized protein LOC132949878 codes for MDDEILIEFVRENNVLYDFSHKKYCDATYKFNLWKEIGEKLQQDAAKCKQRWESLRSQYRKYLRNQKPKTGDPGGSQPTWKYSEQMLFLHPYMKDKERISSVLSLEDTIDDTEEILESNEQTPHVAFKKIDSPTTNENHRAWKSPQGTKRKTYQAETASSTLMKHLINEEKKQKEVDEIDLFFDTMKRTVKKFCVADKLLVKRKVFNIVSDIEGKYVGEEQPQSQQWYGQKTQYRHHSLTSFPQTNEEHVFNLTPNTQQQFVSSHSTGPQINPYYEETSNQSTSYTRPSSADSVHSYISNYNPDV; via the exons ATGGACGACGAAATTCTAATTGAATTTGTACGTgagaataatgttttatatgaCTTTTCACATAAAAAGTATTGTGATGCAacttataaattcaatttatggAAAGAAATTGGGGAAAAACTACAACAAG ATGCTGCAAAATGCAAGCAACGTTGGGAATCTCTACGCTCTCAGTACAGGAAGTATTTGCGCAACCAAAAGCCTAAAACGGGTGATCCCGGTGGGTCGCAACCCACTTGGAAGTATAGCGAACAAATGCTATTTCTTCATCCCTACATGAAAGATAAAGAAAGAATATCTTCCGTTTTAAGTTTAGAAGACACAATAGATGATACTGAAGAGATATTGGAATCGAACGAGCAAACACCTcatgttgcatttaaaaaaattgactcCCCAACCACAAATGAAAACCATAGAGCCTGGAAATCTCCTCAGGGCACGAAAAGAAAAACATACCAAGCAGAGACGGCTAGTAGTACTCTAATGAAGCATTTaataaatgaagaaaaaaaacaaaaagaagtAGATGAGATTGATCTTTTTTTTGATACAATGAAAAGGACAGTTAAGAAATTTTGTGTTGCAGATAAGTTGTTAGTGAAACGTAAAGTATTTAACATTGTAAGTGATATAGAAGGAAAGTATGTTGGTGAAGAACAGCCTCAGAGTCAGCAATGGTACGGACAAAAAACTCAATACAGACACCATAGTTTAACATCATTTCCACAGACCAATGAAGAACACGTTTTCAATTTAACACCAAACACTCAACAACAATTTGTTTCCTCACATTCGACTGGGCCCCAGATCAATCCTTATTACGAAGAAACAAGCAACCAATCTACTTCCTACACTCGACCTTCTTCTGCTGATAGTGTTCATTCTTACATTAGTAACTA